Proteins encoded within one genomic window of uncultured Fusobacterium sp.:
- a CDS encoding stage 0 sporulation family protein, protein MEELMEDINREELENNNQEPKFYKVLGVMFEVTKKRYYFEVIDNQEYKKGDKVIVDTVRGKEIGVVYGEARMLPESQVVLPLKPVIKRASKEEEEKYLQIKVDSAKAKEICRERIAHHKLPMKLVETEYTFDKTKLIFYFTAEGRIDFRDLVKDLANIFRVRIELRQIGVRDEARILGTVGVCGKELCCRTFINKFDSVSIKMARDQGLVINPAKISGVCGRLLCCINYEYQQYEEALKDYPAVNQQVRTPKGDGKVISISPLNGYLFVDVEDKGMMKFDVEEVKFNRKEANKLKNEKTAEELAHKELEKE, encoded by the coding sequence TTGGAGGAATTAATGGAAGATATAAATAGAGAGGAACTTGAAAATAATAATCAAGAACCTAAATTTTATAAAGTTTTAGGAGTTATGTTTGAAGTTACTAAAAAAAGATATTACTTTGAAGTTATAGATAATCAAGAATATAAAAAAGGGGATAAAGTAATTGTAGATACAGTGAGAGGTAAAGAGATAGGAGTAGTTTATGGAGAAGCTAGAATGTTACCTGAATCTCAAGTTGTCCTTCCTTTAAAACCTGTTATAAAAAGAGCAAGTAAAGAGGAAGAGGAAAAGTATCTACAAATAAAAGTAGATTCAGCTAAAGCTAAAGAGATTTGTAGAGAGAGAATAGCACATCATAAACTTCCTATGAAATTAGTAGAAACTGAATATACTTTTGATAAAACAAAATTAATTTTCTATTTTACTGCTGAAGGAAGAATAGATTTTAGAGATTTAGTAAAAGATTTAGCAAATATTTTTAGAGTTAGAATTGAATTGAGACAGATTGGTGTTAGAGATGAAGCTAGAATATTAGGTACTGTTGGAGTTTGTGGAAAAGAACTATGTTGTAGAACTTTTATAAATAAATTTGATTCTGTATCTATAAAAATGGCAAGAGATCAAGGATTAGTAATAAATCCAGCAAAGATTTCTGGGGTTTGTGGAAGACTTCTATGTTGTATAAATTATGAATATCAACAATATGAAGAGGCATTAAAAGATTATCCAGCTGTAAATCAACAAGTTAGAACTCCAAAAGGAGATGGAAAAGTAATAAGTATAAGTCCACTTAATGGTTATCTTTTTGTTGATGTTGAGGATAAGGGAATGATGAAATTTGATGTTGAAGAGGTAAAATTCAATAGAAAAGAAGCTAATAAGTTAAAAAATGAAAAAACTGCAGAGGAGCTTGCTCATAAGGAGTTAGAAAAGGAATAA
- a CDS encoding autotransporter outer membrane beta-barrel domain-containing protein — MKSNILLKSIVLSLMIVSLSACGGGGGGGGGSSGGGTPIIPTPELPNFDLPNIDITSPNTSDGGNVVTSSDGTINFSKEESSTTMSRKGDVVVGAKGNGKIVLKEEQKITIEDTGKNSIDNKFSLDGYSFGIYSKSGEVTISSTAKIILKGDSIVGIYGDNSQIINNGTIQTDGNTKNVIGIFGNNMLDLEFIKNNGTINLSGDNAIGIKLYNATATNNGTITIDSQNGIGMSIVGEGSAINNEIININGNGMGIYSGYGATGRNNDTININGNGYGMYADNGGYIYNEGIININNNGYGMYVKDGGYALNEGVINLSSQANGGMIADGNGSIVENKGTINVDSNSSLTKDKIVTAINGGKVLNSGNIIFKDKATIYSVDGLYTIGTSQDGDYGKVIAENIEINGNVAIDSGIAKGSYRDDYTLEGVFEGKVEFGDEYKVMSDSLLYDANIIQGENGNYDGKLIRNDKIISDFISDSYVETSKVFDKYFSENEYNTLSENGKNLIDSINIENENILKANIKDLTPTIYANNGRVISNIGDSFKEQREKTILSLGDYNYNFSFIGNVIDVDSKEIIEGYKSQMTGFVGTTKISDKNYLSLGYAYTDIDYSGSSNGNVHSIHLGVDGSRKYDLFKFEYGIGGEYNIHEIEREMKSYNMNGKSDFNSYGLKTYGKISNLYSSIVEIEPYIALDLGYYYSEEFDEKSFTKIKIDSEDYISVNPKLGFNIAKKFTNLKFYGGMAYSYELGNMDKKVEYSYDGIVNKVDLRDKQEAGLLNTKIGVEYTKYNFTFILESGKNFGRRDNSFINGSIGYRF, encoded by the coding sequence GTGAAAAGTAATATTTTATTAAAAAGTATAGTTTTATCCTTAATGATAGTTTCTCTTTCTGCTTGTGGTGGCGGAGGAGGAGGTGGGGGAGGTTCCTCTGGGGGAGGAACTCCTATAATCCCTACTCCAGAGTTACCTAATTTTGATTTACCTAATATAGATATTACAAGCCCTAATACTAGTGATGGAGGAAATGTTGTAACTAGTTCAGATGGAACTATCAATTTTTCAAAAGAAGAAAGTAGTACTACTATGAGTAGAAAGGGAGATGTTGTAGTAGGAGCAAAGGGTAATGGAAAAATAGTTCTAAAAGAGGAACAGAAGATTACTATAGAAGATACAGGGAAAAATAGTATTGATAATAAATTTTCTTTAGATGGGTACTCTTTTGGAATATATTCTAAAAGTGGAGAAGTTACAATTAGTTCCACAGCCAAAATAATACTAAAAGGTGATAGTATAGTAGGAATTTATGGAGATAATTCCCAAATTATTAATAATGGAACTATTCAAACTGATGGAAATACTAAAAATGTAATAGGAATTTTTGGAAATAATATGTTAGATTTAGAGTTTATAAAAAATAATGGAACAATAAATCTATCAGGAGATAATGCTATAGGAATAAAATTGTATAATGCTACAGCTACTAATAATGGGACTATAACTATAGATTCACAAAATGGTATTGGAATGTCAATAGTAGGAGAAGGAAGTGCCATTAATAATGAGATTATTAATATAAATGGAAATGGAATGGGAATATATTCTGGTTATGGTGCTACAGGAAGAAATAATGATACTATTAATATAAATGGAAATGGTTATGGAATGTATGCTGATAATGGTGGATATATTTATAATGAAGGAATCATAAATATAAATAATAACGGTTATGGTATGTATGTAAAAGATGGAGGATATGCTTTAAATGAAGGAGTAATAAACTTATCATCTCAAGCAAATGGTGGTATGATAGCTGATGGAAATGGGTCTATTGTAGAAAATAAAGGAACTATAAATGTAGATTCTAATAGTTCTTTAACTAAAGATAAAATAGTTACAGCTATTAATGGTGGTAAAGTATTAAATTCTGGAAATATAATTTTTAAAGATAAAGCTACAATATATTCAGTAGATGGATTATACACAATAGGTACTTCACAAGATGGAGATTATGGAAAAGTTATAGCAGAAAATATAGAGATAAATGGAAATGTGGCAATAGATTCTGGAATAGCTAAGGGAAGTTATAGAGATGATTATACTCTTGAAGGAGTATTTGAAGGAAAAGTAGAATTTGGAGATGAATATAAAGTAATGTCTGATTCCTTATTATATGATGCTAATATAATTCAAGGAGAGAATGGAAATTATGATGGTAAATTGATTAGAAATGATAAAATTATCTCTGATTTTATTTCTGACTCTTATGTAGAAACTTCTAAGGTATTTGATAAATATTTTTCAGAAAATGAGTATAATACTTTAAGTGAAAATGGAAAAAATTTAATAGACTCTATAAATATAGAAAATGAAAATATATTGAAAGCTAATATAAAAGATTTAACACCTACTATATATGCTAATAATGGTAGAGTAATTTCTAATATAGGAGACAGTTTTAAGGAACAGAGAGAAAAAACTATATTATCATTAGGAGACTACAATTATAATTTTTCTTTTATTGGAAATGTTATAGATGTAGATTCTAAAGAGATTATAGAAGGATATAAATCTCAAATGACAGGATTTGTTGGAACTACAAAAATTTCTGATAAAAATTATCTATCTTTAGGATATGCTTATACTGATATAGATTATAGTGGAAGTAGTAATGGAAATGTTCACTCTATTCATTTAGGGGTAGATGGAAGTAGAAAGTATGACTTATTTAAATTTGAATATGGTATTGGTGGAGAATACAATATTCATGAGATAGAGAGAGAAATGAAAAGTTATAATATGAATGGAAAATCAGATTTTAATTCTTATGGATTAAAAACTTATGGAAAAATATCTAATTTATATAGTTCAATAGTTGAAATAGAACCATATATAGCTTTAGATTTAGGTTATTATTACAGTGAAGAATTTGATGAAAAATCATTTACTAAAATAAAAATAGATAGTGAAGATTATATTAGTGTAAATCCCAAATTAGGATTTAATATTGCCAAAAAATTTACAAATCTTAAATTTTATGGTGGAATGGCTTATTCTTATGAATTAGGAAATATGGATAAAAAAGTAGAATACTCTTATGATGGAATAGTTAATAAAGTAGATTTAAGAGATAAGCAAGAAGCTGGTCTTTTAAATACTAAGATAGGAGTTGAGTATACAAAATATAACTTTACTTTTATTTTAGAAAGTGGAAAAAACTTTGGAAGAAGAGATAATAGTTTTATAAATGGAAGTATAGGGTATAGATTTTAA
- the radC gene encoding DNA repair protein RadC, producing MEKSCEGHRERLRKKYLQGGYLAFHEYEILELFLTYAIPRRDTKPIAKDLIEKFGDLDGVVSAPLTKLCDISGIKEGSAIFLKLLGDVAKNLYKGEMKKEGIQLKDKNSLIRYLRSDIGFSSREEFKVVFLNNYNMLVGTETLFVGTIDKSAIYPREILEKVLQYKAKGIIFAHNHPSGNLRPSKQDIQMTEHMQEVLELIDVKLLEHIIITKDGYFSFLEEGLI from the coding sequence ATGGAAAAAAGTTGTGAAGGGCATAGAGAGAGATTGAGAAAGAAATATTTGCAAGGTGGATATTTGGCTTTTCATGAGTATGAGATTTTAGAACTTTTTTTAACATATGCTATTCCTAGAAGAGATACAAAACCTATAGCTAAAGATTTGATTGAAAAGTTTGGAGATTTAGATGGAGTGGTAAGTGCTCCATTAACAAAATTATGTGATATTTCTGGCATTAAAGAGGGAAGTGCAATTTTTTTAAAACTTTTAGGTGATGTAGCTAAAAATCTATATAAAGGCGAGATGAAAAAAGAGGGAATCCAACTTAAAGATAAAAATTCATTAATAAGATATTTAAGAAGTGATATTGGATTTTCTTCAAGAGAAGAGTTTAAAGTAGTTTTTCTTAATAATTATAATATGTTGGTTGGAACAGAAACTCTTTTTGTAGGAACAATAGATAAGAGTGCTATTTATCCTAGGGAGATATTAGAGAAAGTTTTACAATATAAAGCTAAAGGAATAATTTTTGCCCATAATCATCCTTCAGGAAATCTTCGACCTTCTAAACAAGATATTCAAATGACAGAACATATGCAGGAAGTCTTAGAATTGATAGATGTAAAACTTTTAGAGCATATAATTATAACAAAAGATGGATATTTTAGTTTTTTAGAGGAAGGTTTAATCTAA
- the cobU gene encoding bifunctional adenosylcobinamide kinase/adenosylcobinamide-phosphate guanylyltransferase, whose protein sequence is MGRIIYFTGGARSGKSSQAEQYIFEREYSKKIYVATSIPFDDEMKSRVRKHREQRGKNWITIEGYRDLIDKISQHIEGGEVILLDCLTNMVTNLMIMDRDCDWDHISMSEVDKIEDEIKKEVETLFKYVKEKNVDLVVVSNEIGLGVIPAYPLGRHFRDICGKMNQLAGQYSDEAYMAVSGLQLKLK, encoded by the coding sequence ATGGGAAGAATAATATATTTTACTGGGGGAGCAAGGAGCGGAAAAAGTTCTCAAGCTGAGCAATATATATTTGAAAGGGAGTATTCTAAAAAAATATATGTAGCTACATCTATTCCCTTTGATGATGAGATGAAATCAAGAGTAAGAAAACATAGGGAGCAGAGAGGAAAAAATTGGATAACAATAGAAGGATACAGAGATCTAATTGATAAAATCTCTCAACATATAGAAGGAGGAGAGGTAATTTTATTAGATTGCTTAACAAATATGGTAACTAATCTTATGATAATGGATAGAGATTGTGACTGGGATCATATTTCTATGAGTGAAGTAGATAAGATAGAAGATGAGATAAAAAAAGAGGTAGAAACCCTTTTTAAATATGTAAAAGAAAAAAATGTGGATTTAGTAGTTGTATCTAATGAGATAGGGTTAGGAGTAATACCAGCTTATCCATTAGGAAGACATTTTAGAGATATTTGTGGAAAAATGAATCAATTAGCTGGACAATACTCTGATGAAGCTTATATGGCTGTATCAGGGTTACAATTAAAATTAAAATAG
- the cobT gene encoding nicotinate-nucleotide--dimethylbenzimidazole phosphoribosyltransferase: protein MKEIKDILGEIEGLNVESVKLAQEELDRKMKPQGSLGVIEKIAIKMAGIYGYPVKNIDKKCHIVASADNGVIEEGISSCPLEYTRIVSEAMLNRIACIGLFTKRLGVEFNLIDVGIKEPIPRNYPNLYNKNVKKGTNNFYKEPAMSREECLKAIEIGIDMIKEKSQGVTVFSNGEMGIGNTSTSSAILYSFTKGDLDEIVGRGGGLSDAGLAKKKKIIKESCERYNTFDMDPIDVIAHVGGLDIACMVGMYLGAAKYRKLMLVDGFISTVAALAACKIEPKVKDFILLTHMSEEPGMKVLVKELGEKAFLNMEMRLGEGTGAVLTYPMIDCAIDMINGMKTPAAVYELFK from the coding sequence GTGAAAGAGATAAAAGATATTTTAGGGGAAATAGAAGGTTTAAATGTTGAGAGTGTAAAATTAGCTCAAGAAGAGTTAGATAGAAAGATGAAACCTCAAGGAAGTTTAGGGGTAATAGAAAAAATAGCTATAAAAATGGCTGGAATATATGGTTATCCTGTAAAAAATATAGATAAGAAATGCCATATAGTAGCTTCAGCAGACAATGGAGTAATAGAGGAAGGGATCTCTTCATGTCCATTGGAATATACAAGAATAGTATCTGAAGCAATGTTAAATAGAATTGCTTGTATTGGACTTTTTACTAAAAGATTAGGAGTTGAATTTAATCTTATTGATGTAGGAATAAAGGAGCCTATTCCTAGAAATTATCCAAATCTTTATAATAAAAATGTAAAAAAAGGAACAAATAATTTTTATAAAGAACCAGCTATGAGTAGAGAAGAGTGCTTAAAAGCTATTGAAATTGGAATTGATATGATAAAAGAAAAATCTCAGGGAGTTACAGTTTTTTCTAATGGAGAGATGGGAATAGGAAATACTTCTACAAGTTCAGCTATTTTATACTCTTTTACAAAGGGAGATTTAGATGAAATAGTTGGAAGAGGTGGAGGACTTTCTGATGCTGGTTTAGCTAAGAAGAAAAAGATTATAAAAGAATCTTGTGAAAGATATAATACTTTTGATATGGATCCAATTGATGTAATAGCTCATGTAGGTGGGTTAGATATAGCTTGTATGGTAGGAATGTATTTAGGAGCTGCTAAATATAGAAAACTTATGTTAGTAGATGGTTTTATATCAACTGTAGCTGCTTTAGCTGCTTGCAAAATAGAACCTAAGGTTAAAGATTTTATTTTACTTACACATATGAGTGAAGAACCTGGAATGAAAGTTCTTGTGAAAGAGTTAGGAGAAAAAGCTTTCTTAAATATGGAGATGAGATTAGGAGAGGGAACAGGTGCTGTTTTAACTTATCCAATGATAGATTGTGCAATAGATATGATTAATGGAATGAAAACACCAGCAGCTGTATATGAACTTTTTAAATAA
- a CDS encoding histidine phosphatase family protein yields MGKLILVRHGQTDMNVEGIYFGWLDPSLNEKGREQGKRAKKIVEKFPYDNIYSSDLKRASETAQYVNYLEKEIVYDKRLRELNFGIFEGLNYEEIKNKYPQECKESEKNWKEYNFKTGESPREVQKRAIEFIESLDLEKNNLVVTHWGVINCILSWYFSKNLESYWKYAVENGEVCIIEFVNKFPILRGLNVGGLL; encoded by the coding sequence ATGGGGAAACTTATATTAGTAAGACATGGACAAACTGATATGAATGTAGAGGGAATATATTTTGGTTGGCTTGATCCTAGTTTAAATGAAAAAGGAAGAGAACAAGGAAAAAGAGCAAAAAAAATAGTAGAAAAATTCCCATATGATAATATCTATTCAAGTGATTTAAAAAGGGCAAGTGAAACAGCTCAATATGTAAATTATTTAGAAAAAGAGATAGTTTATGATAAAAGATTGAGAGAGTTAAATTTTGGAATTTTTGAAGGACTTAATTATGAAGAGATAAAAAATAAATATCCTCAAGAGTGTAAAGAAAGTGAAAAAAATTGGAAGGAATATAATTTTAAAACTGGAGAAAGTCCAAGAGAAGTTCAAAAAAGAGCTATAGAATTTATAGAAAGTTTGGATTTAGAAAAAAATAATTTAGTAGTTACTCATTGGGGAGTAATAAATTGTATTCTTAGCTGGTATTTTTCAAAGAATTTAGAAAGCTATTGGAAATATGCTGTTGAGAATGGAGAAGTTTGTATAATAGAGTTTGTAAATAAATTTCCAATATTAAGAGGATTAAATGTAGGGGGATTACTGTGA
- a CDS encoding ankyrin repeat domain-containing protein has product MELLKFVEQNDLEGFKENLDMDSVEELDEKKNTILHHCVDMDKYDFVDALLYNGADPNAKNKDGNTPLHIAAQKNYGKIMDLLLSFGGDLEIKNNHQRTAINLAIASKANSVLKVIENSGADYDGLDAGFEKINHHRRLEDF; this is encoded by the coding sequence ATGGAACTTTTAAAATTTGTTGAACAAAATGATTTAGAAGGATTTAAAGAAAACTTAGATATGGACTCAGTTGAAGAGCTAGATGAGAAAAAAAATACAATATTACATCATTGTGTAGATATGGATAAGTATGATTTTGTAGATGCTTTATTATATAATGGTGCTGATCCTAATGCTAAAAATAAAGATGGAAACACTCCGCTTCATATAGCTGCACAAAAAAATTATGGTAAAATAATGGATCTATTACTATCATTTGGTGGAGACTTAGAGATAAAAAATAATCATCAAAGAACAGCTATCAACTTAGCAATAGCTTCTAAAGCTAATAGTGTATTAAAAGTTATTGAGAATAGTGGAGCTGATTATGATGGTTTAGATGCAGGTTTTGAAAAAATTAACCATCATAGAAGATTAGAGGATTTTTAA
- the cobS gene encoding adenosylcobinamide-GDP ribazoletransferase, with protein MNGIALLFRFMTRLPIGFEPKFDSDSLGKSMKFFPIVGMVMGIILFGFFWLFSYFIYSPMVMAVLLVIIEVVLTGGLHLDGLADTFDGIFSYRSKQKMLDIMKDSRLGTNGGLVLILYFILKVALLTELDTAIGLPMGVTLLLTPAFARVNSVVNCASAPYARATGMGKTFVDNTNGVGVAIATIITLVYGLILCHLFFLPYVILGIVPVIMLLGYIFAKLMTRKIGGITGDTLGAVVELSEILVIFLLYICAILFV; from the coding sequence ATGAACGGAATAGCATTACTTTTTAGATTTATGACAAGATTACCTATAGGATTTGAACCAAAATTTGACTCTGATTCTTTAGGAAAAAGTATGAAATTTTTTCCAATAGTTGGAATGGTAATGGGGATTATACTATTTGGATTTTTCTGGCTTTTTAGTTATTTTATATATTCACCAATGGTAATGGCAGTATTATTAGTAATAATTGAGGTAGTTCTTACTGGGGGATTACATTTAGATGGATTGGCTGATACTTTTGATGGAATTTTTAGTTATAGAAGTAAGCAAAAAATGTTAGATATTATGAAAGATTCAAGATTAGGAACTAATGGTGGATTAGTTTTAATTCTTTATTTTATCTTAAAGGTAGCTCTTCTTACAGAGTTAGATACAGCAATAGGATTACCAATGGGAGTAACTTTACTTTTAACACCAGCTTTTGCTAGAGTAAATAGTGTTGTAAACTGTGCATCAGCTCCATATGCTAGAGCTACAGGAATGGGAAAAACTTTTGTAGATAATACAAATGGAGTTGGAGTAGCAATAGCAACTATTATAACATTGGTATATGGATTAATTTTATGTCATCTATTTTTCTTACCATATGTAATTTTAGGAATAGTTCCTGTAATCATGCTATTAGGATATATTTTTGCTAAACTTATGACTAGAAAAATTGGTGGAATAACTGGGGATACTCTTGGAGCAGTAGTAGAACTTTCTGAGATATTGGTTATATTCTTACTTTATATATGTGCAATCTTATTTGTATAG
- a CDS encoding tRNA1(Val) (adenine(37)-N6)-methyltransferase, producing the protein MLYKDEDMTLLRDNFKIIQKTNGFRFSVDAVILADFFNPQKNGKILDIGTGNGIIPILLYSKGKGNDIVGIDIQEENTSLAKRNIELNNLENSIEIINYDIKEYPNGNSFDYIVSNPPYMKVDGKKQNDLSSKAIARHEIKLDLVDLVKSAKRILKPIGSFTLIHRSYRFTEISKVLEENGFSLKRVKFVYFSKEKNSNLVLIEAWKGKKCQLEIEPPLFLEESGY; encoded by the coding sequence ATGTTATATAAAGATGAAGATATGACATTGTTAAGGGATAATTTTAAAATTATTCAAAAAACAAATGGGTTTAGATTTTCAGTAGATGCAGTTATTTTAGCAGATTTCTTTAATCCACAAAAAAATGGTAAAATTTTAGATATAGGAACAGGAAATGGAATAATTCCTATTTTATTATATTCCAAAGGAAAAGGAAATGATATAGTGGGAATAGACATTCAAGAAGAAAATACTTCTCTTGCTAAAAGAAATATAGAATTGAATAACCTTGAAAATAGTATAGAGATAATAAATTATGATATCAAAGAGTATCCTAATGGAAATTCTTTTGATTATATAGTTTCTAATCCACCATACATGAAAGTAGATGGAAAGAAACAAAACGATTTAAGTAGTAAAGCTATTGCTAGACATGAAATAAAGTTAGACTTAGTAGATTTAGTAAAAAGTGCTAAAAGGATTTTAAAACCTATAGGAAGTTTTACTTTAATTCATAGAAGCTATAGATTTACTGAAATTTCAAAGGTTTTGGAAGAGAATGGTTTTTCTCTTAAAAGAGTAAAATTTGTATATTTTTCTAAAGAGAAAAACTCAAATCTAGTTTTAATTGAAGCTTGGAAAGGAAAAAAGTGTCAATTAGAAATAGAGCCTCCTCTTTTTCTTGAGGAGAGTGGTTATTAA
- a CDS encoding DEAD/DEAH box helicase, translating to MEKLEQFRELGLSEKTLKALVKKGYEQPTPIQALTIPALLNGSKDIIGQAQTGTGKTAAFSLPILENFEADKNIQAIVLAPTRELALQVAEEMNSLAHGKKIRITPVYGGQSIEFQIRQLKKGTDIIVGTPGRVIDLMERKLIKLQNLKYFILDEADEMLNMGFVEDIEKILEATNEDKRMLFFSATMPNEIMKIAKNHMKDYEVLAVKARELTTDLTDQIYFEVHEKDKFEALCRIIDLTRDFYGIVFCRTKNDANDLVGKLNDRGYDAEGLHGDISQNYREVTLKRFKAKKINVLVATDVAARGIDVNDLSHVINYSIPQEAESYVHRIGRTGRAGKEGTAITFITPQEYRRLLQIQRIVKTEIRKERVPEVKDVIQAKKFRLMEELNGILAEGNYDNFKDFAKELLNGEQALDLVAALLKHAYDDILDENNYNEISEVKLEKSGKVRLFIALGRKNAMTPKKLVDYVIKKSKVDDRKIKNVEVFENFSFMSVPFTEAEIILDAFQKEKNGKKPLVEKAKDKSGEGSKTKEKKESSKRKKKENKE from the coding sequence ATGGAAAAATTAGAACAATTTAGGGAATTAGGATTAAGTGAAAAGACACTAAAAGCTTTAGTTAAAAAGGGTTACGAACAACCTACTCCAATACAAGCTTTGACAATACCAGCACTATTAAATGGGAGCAAGGATATAATTGGACAGGCTCAAACAGGAACAGGAAAAACAGCAGCTTTTTCTCTACCAATTTTAGAAAATTTTGAAGCTGATAAGAATATTCAAGCTATAGTACTTGCTCCAACAAGAGAGTTAGCTCTTCAAGTAGCAGAGGAGATGAACAGTCTTGCTCATGGGAAAAAAATCAGAATAACTCCTGTTTATGGTGGACAATCAATAGAGTTTCAAATTAGACAATTAAAAAAGGGAACGGATATAATAGTAGGAACTCCAGGAAGAGTAATTGATTTAATGGAGAGAAAACTAATAAAACTACAAAACTTAAAATATTTTATCTTAGATGAAGCCGATGAAATGTTAAATATGGGATTTGTAGAAGATATTGAAAAGATATTAGAAGCTACAAATGAAGATAAGAGAATGCTGTTTTTCTCGGCAACTATGCCAAACGAGATAATGAAAATAGCTAAAAATCATATGAAGGATTATGAAGTATTAGCTGTTAAGGCAAGAGAGTTAACAACTGATTTAACAGATCAAATATATTTTGAAGTTCATGAAAAGGATAAGTTTGAAGCTCTATGTAGAATAATAGACTTAACTAGAGATTTCTATGGAATAGTTTTCTGTCGTACAAAAAATGATGCTAATGATTTAGTAGGAAAATTAAATGATAGAGGATATGATGCAGAAGGATTACATGGAGATATAAGTCAAAATTATAGAGAGGTAACTTTAAAGAGATTTAAAGCTAAAAAAATAAATGTACTTGTAGCTACTGATGTAGCAGCAAGAGGAATAGACGTAAATGATCTATCACATGTAATAAACTATTCAATACCTCAAGAGGCAGAGAGTTATGTTCACAGAATAGGAAGAACAGGAAGAGCTGGAAAAGAGGGAACAGCAATAACTTTTATAACTCCACAAGAGTATAGAAGACTGCTTCAAATTCAAAGAATAGTTAAAACTGAAATTAGAAAAGAGAGAGTTCCTGAAGTAAAAGATGTAATTCAAGCTAAAAAGTTTAGATTAATGGAAGAATTAAATGGAATTTTAGCTGAAGGAAATTATGATAACTTTAAAGATTTTGCTAAAGAGTTATTAAATGGTGAGCAAGCTCTTGATTTAGTAGCAGCACTATTAAAACACGCTTATGATGATATTTTAGATGAAAATAATTACAATGAGATAAGTGAAGTTAAGTTAGAAAAATCTGGAAAAGTAAGATTATTTATAGCTTTAGGAAGAAAAAATGCAATGACTCCTAAAAAACTTGTAGATTATGTGATTAAAAAATCTAAAGTAGATGATAGAAAGATAAAAAATGTAGAGGTATTTGAAAACTTCTCATTTATGTCAGTACCATTTACTGAAGCCGAAATTATACTAGATGCTTTCCAAAAAGAAAAAAATGGAAAAAAACCTTTAGTGGAAAAAGCTAAAGATAAATCTGGAGAAGGAAGTAAAACTAAAGAGAAAAAAGAGAGCTCTAAAAGAAAAAAGAAAGAAAATAAAGAGTAG